The Bombus vancouverensis nearcticus chromosome 9, iyBomVanc1_principal, whole genome shotgun sequence genome includes a window with the following:
- the LOC117158857 gene encoding uncharacterized protein LOC117158857: MPTTLPVLYLVTLVLCNIHGSLEHEIPRRSFLSRRAIDGTRGRKFFDPEEEGAFDSYGSAGGQYDPYQEKTDLSDIRRNVPGEPGIDYPAYTTLPQTGFTCEGRSRGYYADEVAGCQVFHVCHDVLVSSFLCPIGSVFSQKLLTCDWWTKVDCSASSKYIDVNRNSYQQDDDEMIRNAYAMISLQSGTDVTKDGLVDPDRTGSVVDYQRGPGRILDYSSVDTTGNDLRTNFEDYRRPANRDFLPPYQLKDKKPEISGNYQGKFYSSEKSRSPYEDSPIIRVQKINDPGYGNQRNKDFQETYRRPNEFTNQFQPSYAPTVPTVTTTTRRFYSPTVPTTFKSSTLAYNKLDQAIDSSEYYLSRSRSNSFVTPPTRVFSNDDKSRQDLGRDLKISEAVSLRKPNRDDDYSRQESYEYDYDDVNSDETKDERPKERFQVRVLDDFNYNRTKVSNGGSSLFDRVYAGFNHNSNDEEPLDDFETRGSIGLGHAFHQSFRGISVDEQNPARDETKVYGETQRGINFNKEEIKYTLVRPEPTRYPAEKKEETTEQYQRNDQRDTKTNKEEFLNNFNTFPSTTASSIIESTIKASTNLHEPRSSISNGSSDLNNSTDVNSEFFNEKHSIDTEDSGSQTPRPVEFLESPQKTQSKFQIKVPDIPEGSTLFNRYTTQNDEPSSRTTEIPRFQSIGSDDYVDQSTSFDRNTGVTSNYGNVEISEDSSLQNHGSTVARPLVPSTGSWFSSSFSDQSNTKSPTKDYTRPEEGEFPHTNHFDPSFKSTNDTEEKLEDNKKSELRFTTDDAVQNSRTISVSASTVSPPKIIKAITSSGFVNSSGSVSIIKTPEELSTQGPIGISTSPVTKSVDVESSVSTFRPVTHRSIESGRRSEEKSKDDRDSVEASTVNALLGSIMPETLKHIEEAIEKNNSPYQVTLTMNKGAELIPTGQDIISKLIAQQGKETSTLNDEIHELEIIRSLEPEVHRMTELQITAANISDARNASNFGNDFINSDLTDFKANNPNTVSLLQLMSELMKHDRVPRPFSLSVAQNPELQTVNSNVQQPDEATFRSQESSALPNLKTSAPRSKEGILDQLEQHFGEPLYREQKKIFDLPEKQRSIDFQTAVLFRNTNKYEEPSTDKTIVPIAQTNSKIDIRSTTTSTPKTTFATKSEKTVVKTEFVPSIGFSFDTDEGREEYVEAVLGGLIEPQAAESQKKEIISKEKPEGETILKKNETTKSVPEEV, from the exons ATTTGTCAGACATTAGGAGGAACGTGCCAGGAGAACCAGGTATTGATTATCCGGCATACACGACGCTCCCTCAGACAGGTTTCACGTGCGAGGGACGCTCACGAG GGTACTACGCGGACGAGGTGGCGGGATGCCAGGTTTTCCACGTGTGCCACGACGTATTGGTCTCCTCCTTCCTCTGCCCCATAGGCTCTGTATTCAGCCAAAAGCTGCTCACCTGTGACTGGTGGACCAAAGTAGACTGTTCAGCTAGCAGCAAATACATAGACGTGAATCGTAACAGTTACCAGCAAGATGACGACGAGATGATTCGAAACGCTTACGCAATGATCAGTCTCCAATCAGGAACAGACGTGACCAAGGATGGTCTGGTGGATCCTGATCGAACTGGAAGCGTGGTGGACTATCAAAGAGGTCCAGGAAGAATTCTCGACTATTCTTCAGTTGACACAACAGGAAACGACTTGAGGACCAATTTCGAAGACTATCGCAGACCTGCCAATCGAGATTTCCTGCCACCCTATCAGCTCAAAGACAAAAAGCCGGAAATTAGTGGAAATTATCAAGGCAAATTCTATTCTAGCGAGAAATCCAGGTCTCCCTACGAAGATTCGCCGATTATTCGAGTTCAGAAGATCAACGATCCAGGATATGGAAACCAGAGGAACAAAGATTTCCAGGAGACCTATCGAAGGCCCAACGAGTTCACCAATCAGTTCCAACCATCTTACGCACCTACTGTACCGACTGTCACCACTACAACTAGGAGATTTTACTCTCCAACTGTCCCTACCACATTCAAATCGTCTACTTTGGCATACAACAAGTTGGACCAGGCGATAGACAGCTCTGAATATTATCTTTCGCGCAGTAGGTCAAACAGCTTCGTCACTCCTCCTACCAGAGTCTTCTCGAACGACGACAAGAGTAGACAGGATTTAGGAAGAGACTTGAAAATATCTGAAGCTGTTTCTTTGAGGAAACCGAACAGGGATGACGATTATAGTAGACAGGAGAGTTACGAGTATGATTACGACGATGTCAATAGCGACGAAACGAAAGACGAACGTCCTAAAGAGAGATTCCAAGTGAGAGTTCTCgacgattttaattacaatcgTACCAAAGTGTCGAACGGAGGAAGTTCTTTGTTTGATAGGGTCTACGCAGGATTCAACCACAACAGCAACGACGAAGAACCTCTGGACGACTTCGAAACGAGAGGTAGCATTGGTCTAGGCCACGCGTTTCATCAGTCGTTCAGGGGAATCTCGGTTGACGAACAGAATCCTGCGAGAGACGAAACCAAAGTTTATGGTGAAACTCAAAGAggaattaatttcaataaagAAGAGATTAAGTACACCTTGGTCAGACCGGAGCCTACGCGTTATCCCgcagaaaagaaagaggaaacgaCTGAACAATACCAAAGAAACGATCAAAGAGACACCAAAACGAATAAGGAAGAATTTCTGAATAATTTCAATACTTTCCCATCAACGACCGCTTCGTCAATTATCGAAAGTACCATCAAAGCAAGCACGAATCTTCACGAACCACGTTCTTCGATATCAAATGGATCGAGTGATTTGAACAATTCTACTGACGTAAATTCcgaattttttaatgagaaacaTTCCATCGATACAGAGGACAGTGGTTCTCAAACGCCTAGACCAGTCGAATTTCTAGAATCTCCTCAAAAGACGCAAAGTAAGTTCCAGATAAAGGTGCCAGATATACCTGAAGGATCCACTTTATTTAATCGTTACACGACTCAGAATGATGAACCTAGTTCAAGGACGACTGAGATACCGAGGTTCCAGAGCATTGGTTCTGACGATTATGTCGATCAGTCTACTTCTTTCGACAGAAACACAGGAGTAACGAGCAATTATGGAAACGTAGAGATCTCTGAAGACTCCAGTTTGCAGAATCATGGTAGTACAGTGGCTAGACCCCTAGTACCCTCCACTGGGTCGTggttttcttcctctttttccgaTCAATCGAATACCAAAAGTCCAACGAAAGATTACACCAGGCCCGAAGAAGGTGAATTTCCTCACACAAATCATTTTGATCCTTCTTTCAAATCTACGAACGACACTGAAGAGAAACTTGAGGATAATAAAAAGAGTGAACTTCGGTTTACCACAGATGATGCTGTTCAGAATTCCAGGACGATTTCTGTGAGTGCAAGCACCGTGTCTCCGCCAAAGATTATAAAAGCTATAACATCCTCAGGTTTCGTGAACTCTTCAGGAAGTGTTTCAATAATTAAAACTCCCGAAGAATTGTCGACACAGGGACCGATCGGAATTTCGACATCTCCCGTGACTAAATCTGTCGATGTTGAATCTTCGGTGTCAACTTTCAGACCTGTAACGCATAGGAGCATAGAATCAGGCAGAAGATCGGAAGAGAAGTCGAAAGATGACAGAGATAGCGTAGAAGCCTCGACCGTGAATGCTTTACTTGGATCCATCATGCCAGAAACTCTAAAGCACATCGAAGAAGCTATAGAGAAGAATAATTCGCCTTACCAAGTGACGTTGACGATGAACAAAGGCGCGGAGCTGATACCTACCGGACAAGATATAATTAGCAAACTGATAGCCCAACAGGGCAAAGAAACGTCGACTCTCAATGACGAGATACACGAACTAGAAATAATTAGATCTTTGGAGCCAGAAGTTCATAGAATGACAGAGTTACAGATCACTGCGGCGAATATTTCGGACGCGAGAAATGCGTCTAACTTCGGAAACGATTTTATAAATTCCGATCTAACCGATTTTAAGGCAAACAACCCGAATACAGTCAGTCTTCTTCAACTGATGTCGGAATTAATGAAGCATGACCGAGTTCCTCGACCATTTTCCCTGTCAGTCGCTCAAAATCCGGAGCTACAGACAGTAAATTCGAACGTGCAACAGCCGGATGAAGCGACATTTAGGTCTCAAGAGAGTTCTGCGCTGCCGAACTTGAAAACTTCTGCTCCTCGATCGAAAGAAGGGATTCTGGATCAGCTAGAGCAGCATTTCGGAGAACCTCTTTACAGAGAacagaaaaagatatttgatCTTCCTGAGAAACAGAGATCGATTGATTTCCAGACCGCAGTTCTTTTTAGGAACACGAATAAATACGAGGAACCCAGCACCGATAAGACGATCGTGCCGATTGCTCAAACAAATTCTAAGATAGATATTAGGTCGACGACGACATCTACGCCGAAGACCACGTTTGCCACGAAATCCGAGAAGACTGTGGTGAAAACAGAATTTGTACCATCGATTGGATTCTCTTTTGACACCGACGAGGGTAGAGAAGAATACGTTGAGGCTGTTTTAGGTGGCCTGATCGAGCCACAGGCAGCAGAAAGtcagaagaaagaaattatctCGAAAGAGAAACCAGAGGGAGAGACGATTTTGAAAAAGAATGAAACAACAAAAAGTGTCCCAGAAGAGGTTTAA